The sequence CGGATGATAAAGTTCCGCAGTCATGATCCCCGGCTTATTGACTGCTTCCCTGATCTGTTGCTGGTGATGCCACTTCTCGGTGTATTCCCGCGCAATATGGAACCAGTTGGCCGATATGGCTTCACCTGCCCAGCCCACCGAAAAGATAGCTTGCGCCTGTGGGTCCAGCGAAGCCATGTAAGCACTGGCCTTTGGGCAATTTTCTTCGAGCAGACTGGTTAATACGGCCGGGCTGATGCGTTTGCAGGCAGCTACCCAATCCGCATTGAGCTGGTTGAGGTAATCAACCAGGTCGCCAGGAGAATGGATGGCGCCAGGCGGGGCGCCCATATAGCCATCCCTGGCAATGGACAAGGTACGCAGGTGGGTATCCAGCAAATGGGCCGCCACATCTTTTACCGTCCACAGCTTAGCTACGGTGGGTTTATTCCATTCCTCCGGTGTTAATGAACGGAGCAGTTCCATTAGCTTTTGGTCAAGCACAGGAAAGAGATGTATCGTTTCAATAGGTGGGTTCATAAAGCAAATATAAAAAGCTGTGGGCTCGTAGCTCACAGCTCGTGGCTCGCAGCTACTTAGTCTTACTTAGCAATCCTCCCTTCCGGCTATCCACACTAATCGTATACTTGCCGCTGCCCTGCACAATCCAGCGCACGGTAACGGTACCTTGTCCCGGAATGTTGGTTACCTCAACCGTTGCCGGATTGTTCTTCTGTTCAGTAGTAATATTCAGGTCGCGGTTGTCAACCACCATACCGGCCAATACTTTAACACCGGTGAGGCTGACATAATCCGGACGCTCAATTTTAAATTTCAGGTCCTGGCTGGCATGCGTAGGAATGATGCGTTCATTGGCAATGACCGCCGTGATCTCTTTCAGTCCATCACCCAGGTCTTTCTCTGCAATAGAATCAATAGATAGTTTGGGTGTTTGATAGCAATGGAAAACACTGAACGACATGTTCCGGTGGGCATCACTCTCCATGAGGAAGCCCGGATGCATGCGGCCAAAGTTCTTTTTAAAACCACCGATCTCGATTTTACCATATTGTGGATGGTTGTATTCATGCCATTCTACGAAAGCATCTTTGAACAGCAGGTAGCGGTCAAACTGGTAGGAGGGATCTATGCCGGAATTATCATTGTCATCATCATTGCCTTTATTGAACATCAGGTACGAGGTCCATAGCTCATTGGAGAAAGTATAGATACCACGACCGCCATAGAACCAATCCAGCTCACCGCCATAAGCAGAATACAGGTCTTTGTACACCACGAGGTAGCGATAACCGGGCAGCAGCTCTTCGCCTTTCTTGCCCAGCACATCATAAATGCGCACATCAGTGGCATTATAAGTGCCTACATCCTCCTGTCCGCCGGGACCGCGCAGGATCATGCCGCCTGAGTTGTGGTAGGATTGTGCGGCTGCTATGTTGGGATGCTTCATCACAAATTCCATCACTGCCCTGTTTTCCGGTAAGGAGAAAGGATATTTATACGCGCCGCCCTGTATGTAGTTGGGCTGCCATCCCCATCCCCAGTCACGGTTAGGGTCATATTCAAAGGTATAACCGTCTTCATTCACCAGTCCGTCACCATCATTGTCAATGCCTTCCAGCCCCAGCAATTCATAATCGCCTTTTTCTTCCGTACCTACCTGTATCATCTTGCGTGGGTCGCGGGTATCCTGTTTCCAGCGGCCATTGGGATTTTTGCGGCGCATGATAACGATGTTGCCATCTTTATCCAGGTCGTCATAGCCATCCTCATCAACAGCGCCATCACGGTCATTGTCTACCGGTATGAGACCGGAGCGGGGGGAGTTGGCATTATTGGCTTCGTGGAAGAAGTTGTCCCGCGCATCGGGATTGATGGTAGGTACAATGTAAAAGGTTTTATCGGCCAGTAATTCCTGTATGTATTTGGTATCGCCAAAGGATTCAGTGAGGTACCAGGCGGTGTATAAGGCAAACTCACTGCCCTGTACTTCATTGGAATGGATATTGCCATCAATGTACATGGCGGGTTTGCGGTTCACCTCACCGCCTTTTTTGAAATCACTGATGGTAAGGCACCAGAGATCACGGCCCTGGAAGGATTTGCCAATGGATTCCAGTTTGCACAGATCGGGATGCGCGGCGGCTATCTTCTTGCAGATGTCTGTAATGCCTGCATGGTCGTTGTACCTGTTCCAACTGATGGGCACTTTGGGATTTACCGGGCTACCCACTCCTTTAAATACCTGGTTGGGTTGCTGCGCCATGCCGGCCATCGTGGCCAGGCCAATGAATAGAAAAGTTGATATGCTGATTTTCATAATGATCAATTTTGAACAACGTACTAAAGCGTAATATCTGTTTTAACGGTACCGGTGGTAGGGCTGCCTGCCTCAATGGTTATTTTACCACTGCCTTTGATGAGCCAGGTCAGTTGTTGGGAGCTGAGTCCTTCCAATGCATTCAGCAGTTGGTTTTTGCGGCCACTGATCACCGATTGATTGTTGGCTGTATTCACCCGTACCTGTATGCGTTTGATCCAGTAGCTTCTTTCACCCAGCTTCGTATGGGAGGCCAGCAGTCCTTTATTGGCTACTTCCAGCGTAACGCGGGTAAGGCCATTGCTTACTTTCTCTGTTTTTACATGCAGTATATCCAGTTCGGGCTGGTAGGCAGCCAGCTTTGTTACAAAGTCTGTATGCTTTTTTACAATCTCCGGCACCAGCTTGTAGGGGGGATTGATCAATACAAAAGGATCTATGCCACCCACTTCCACTGTTCTGCCCGCGAAATCGGGATGCTGTACCGGCTTCCAGGGGGTGAAGGTATTGGTGATGCTTTGCTGGGCGGCCCAACGCAGGTAATTGGCGGTGGGATCATCAACCGATAATGCTTTTTCTTTTTTGGCGGTGTCGGGTTTAGCTTTTGGTACAAACCAGCCTGGTGTGCTGAAGCTGTAGCGGGCATAATGATAATATCCCCAGGAAAGGAAGTCGCCGCCAGCCGGTGTTGTTTTGGGCGCTTCTTTCATGCCTGTTATTTTATTGTATAATTCCGATACCAGGGTATTGGCTTTGGCATCTGCTTCGAGGTAGCCGGCTACAATGCGTTGATTGGCTGCAGTAGCATTATAGGTGAAGGGCGTGGAAAGGTTGTTGTTGCTGCTGAAGCTGATGAGGACATATACATTGGCGAGATCGAACAATTGATCGGCGATGGCCCTTGTTTCTTTTTCAGATACGGCAAACTCGCCGCTGCCCTGTGTAAAGGAGGGATGCTTGTAGGTAAAGTTCTTATTGAACCATACGCCGCCTTCTCCATCTTCATTGTACTGGTTGTCTTTATCGTTGTCAATACCTTCCGTGTACAGGAGGTATTTGCCTTTTTCGCCTTTGGAGGCATCGGTTTTGATCAATACGCGCGGGTCGTCGGGATGTGGTTTGTAATCACCCAGCGGAGATGCTATCCGGATCGAAGTGATCTTGCCATTGCCATCGAGGTCATCATATCCATCTTCATTGTCTTTACCATCACGGTCGTCATCGGTGCTGGTGGCATTGCCCTGGCGTTCGTATTGCCCTTTGACAAAGTATTGCTCAGTAGCATCCGGGCTCAGGTTGGGAAATACATAGAACGTGGTTTTGTTGAGCAGGGCCTTGATGCTGTCGGTAGTGCTGCCTTTCAGCAGGTCTTCTGCAAAGCCAATAGCCAGTTCTGCTCCCAGCAGGTTATTGCCCTCCACACCGCCTGCGATGGCAATGGCTGGTTTGGCGGCGGTATTCCCGCTGCCGATCGTGATCATCCAGATATCCTTATTGCCGGTAGTACGCACAATGGATTTTACGGTAGCCAGTTGCGGATACTGCTTGGATAAGGCCTGTATGCGATTGGATTGTTGCTGGTAATTACTATAGTCTTGCGCCTCTGCGGCCAACAGGGGTAACAGGCCGCACAGGAGGGCAATCAGGTGTTTTCTCATGCAAGGAAATTTTTTAAGGAATAAATATAGTTAGAATACAGAATACAGGAGACAGAATACAGAATCCTTTGTGCGGCTACCAGTATGTTGCCACTTGTATTTCTGCTGTATTCTGTATTCTGAATTCTGTATTCTAAAAAGAAAAGCATGATCCGAAAACGAATCATGCTTAGTATAGGAATAATTAATAATAAATAATCAATAACTAACCCACCCGTTGCTCCTTTGGCTTCAGCGAAGTCAGGTCTCCAATGCTTACCGGCTTGCCACTATCAATACTGTTGCGGGCTGCAATGCCGATGAGGATAGACATAGCGCCATCCCGGCTGCCGGCTGACTGGTGATAGGGATCTTCACCCGGTGTAAATACCTGTTTGCGCAGGCGCGTATCGCCACCGCCATGACCGGCCTCATTGTTGGGAATACGGATGATTTCCCGTTTGCCAAAATTGGTGGTTACCTGTATCTCATCATAGGGCTCTTCTTCCCAGGGCTGACTTTCCTTGATCCAGGCATCAATCCTGCCTTTGGTGCCGTTGAAGGCAATACGGTATCCCTCATAGGGTGAGTAAGCGGTGAGCGAGTAGCTTACCTGCACCTTGTTGGCATACCTGATCTGCACGGCCATCTTGTCAAAAATATCAATATCTTCTTTCCACACGCAACCATCCCGGTGATAGCCGTCATATTGTTCATTGGCGGCATACAGTTCCATCAGGTTGGCGTTTTTGGTCATATCCCAATAGAATTTGCATTCTTTTTTATGCGGGCAGGGGCGGCAGTGTGTATGGCGGAAGGAATTATTCTTACCATAATGTTCCAGGGCGCCATAGGCAAATACCTGTTCGGGTTCTGAATTGATCCACCAGTTGAGCAGGTCAAAATGGTGGGTGGATTTATGCACCAGCAGGGAGCCGCCATTTTTGCGCAGGCGGTGCCAGCGGCGGAAATAATCAGCGCCGTGGGAGGTATTGAGGTACCAGTGGAAGTCGACAGAGGTGATCTTTCCAATGGTGTCATTCCGCAGCAGTTCATAGATCTTTTGCCGGTGGGGCGAATAGCGGTAGTTGAAAGTAACAGTCACCTTTTTACCGGTTTTCTTCTCTGCATCGAGGATGGCCTGGCATTTCTGCTCATCAATGGTCATGGGCTTTTCGGTGATGATGTCCGCGCCATATTCCATGCCTTTGATGATGAACTCATGGTGGGTGCCGTCTACCGTCATCACCAGTAATTGATCGGGTTTTGTTTCCTTCATCATCTTGTCAAAGTCGGTGAAAGTAGGGCAGGCGAGGCCCATTGCTTTTTTGGCGGTCTCCACGCGGCCGGGGTTGATATCACATAAACCTACAAACTCTACCTGGTCGGCAAATTCTTTGATCACCGGCTTTCCCCACATACCAATACCGCGTACGCCGGTACCTACCATGGCTATACGTTTTTTGGCAAAAGGAGTAGTCAGGGATGTGTTGGCCAGTACAGACTCAGCAATGAGTGATCCGGCGATCAGGCTGCCGGATTGTTGCAGGAAGTTTCTTCGGTGCATAGCAATCTTTTATTTGATCATAAGTTAGGCATTGCACCGCAAAGCGGAAAAAACTTTTACGAAAAAGGGTAATTTCCGGGATTAAAATGCTGAATAAGATGCATTTGTGATCAGGATGGTGCAGGACGGTGGGCGGCTAGTTGCTGGTTATTGGTTGCTGGTGACTGGTTGTTGGTTACTGGTT comes from Paraflavitalea devenefica and encodes:
- a CDS encoding M14 family metallopeptidase, whose protein sequence is MRKHLIALLCGLLPLLAAEAQDYSNYQQQSNRIQALSKQYPQLATVKSIVRTTGNKDIWMITIGSGNTAAKPAIAIAGGVEGNNLLGAELAIGFAEDLLKGSTTDSIKALLNKTTFYVFPNLSPDATEQYFVKGQYERQGNATSTDDDRDGKDNEDGYDDLDGNGKITSIRIASPLGDYKPHPDDPRVLIKTDASKGEKGKYLLYTEGIDNDKDNQYNEDGEGGVWFNKNFTYKHPSFTQGSGEFAVSEKETRAIADQLFDLANVYVLISFSSNNNLSTPFTYNATAANQRIVAGYLEADAKANTLVSELYNKITGMKEAPKTTPAGGDFLSWGYYHYARYSFSTPGWFVPKAKPDTAKKEKALSVDDPTANYLRWAAQQSITNTFTPWKPVQHPDFAGRTVEVGGIDPFVLINPPYKLVPEIVKKHTDFVTKLAAYQPELDILHVKTEKVSNGLTRVTLEVANKGLLASHTKLGERSYWIKRIQVRVNTANNQSVISGRKNQLLNALEGLSSQQLTWLIKGSGKITIEAGSPTTGTVKTDITL
- a CDS encoding Gfo/Idh/MocA family oxidoreductase → MHRRNFLQQSGSLIAGSLIAESVLANTSLTTPFAKKRIAMVGTGVRGIGMWGKPVIKEFADQVEFVGLCDINPGRVETAKKAMGLACPTFTDFDKMMKETKPDQLLVMTVDGTHHEFIIKGMEYGADIITEKPMTIDEQKCQAILDAEKKTGKKVTVTFNYRYSPHRQKIYELLRNDTIGKITSVDFHWYLNTSHGADYFRRWHRLRKNGGSLLVHKSTHHFDLLNWWINSEPEQVFAYGALEHYGKNNSFRHTHCRPCPHKKECKFYWDMTKNANLMELYAANEQYDGYHRDGCVWKEDIDIFDKMAVQIRYANKVQVSYSLTAYSPYEGYRIAFNGTKGRIDAWIKESQPWEEEPYDEIQVTTNFGKREIIRIPNNEAGHGGGDTRLRKQVFTPGEDPYHQSAGSRDGAMSILIGIAARNSIDSGKPVSIGDLTSLKPKEQRVG
- a CDS encoding maleylpyruvate isomerase family mycothiol-dependent enzyme, with the protein product MNPPIETIHLFPVLDQKLMELLRSLTPEEWNKPTVAKLWTVKDVAAHLLDTHLRTLSIARDGYMGAPPGAIHSPGDLVDYLNQLNADWVAACKRISPAVLTSLLEENCPKASAYMASLDPQAQAIFSVGWAGEAISANWFHIAREYTEKWHHQQQIREAVNKPGIMTAELYHPFLDTFMRALPFTYRDTPAPESTVLQFTLTGVGGGDWYLIRKTEWELITAPGASPTAHTTIDGAIAWKLFSKSWRRKDVMQYVTIAGDQKLGDVVLDMVSVMA
- a CDS encoding M14 family metallopeptidase, which produces MKISISTFLFIGLATMAGMAQQPNQVFKGVGSPVNPKVPISWNRYNDHAGITDICKKIAAAHPDLCKLESIGKSFQGRDLWCLTISDFKKGGEVNRKPAMYIDGNIHSNEVQGSEFALYTAWYLTESFGDTKYIQELLADKTFYIVPTINPDARDNFFHEANNANSPRSGLIPVDNDRDGAVDEDGYDDLDKDGNIVIMRRKNPNGRWKQDTRDPRKMIQVGTEEKGDYELLGLEGIDNDGDGLVNEDGYTFEYDPNRDWGWGWQPNYIQGGAYKYPFSLPENRAVMEFVMKHPNIAAAQSYHNSGGMILRGPGGQEDVGTYNATDVRIYDVLGKKGEELLPGYRYLVVYKDLYSAYGGELDWFYGGRGIYTFSNELWTSYLMFNKGNDDDNDNSGIDPSYQFDRYLLFKDAFVEWHEYNHPQYGKIEIGGFKKNFGRMHPGFLMESDAHRNMSFSVFHCYQTPKLSIDSIAEKDLGDGLKEITAVIANERIIPTHASQDLKFKIERPDYVSLTGVKVLAGMVVDNRDLNITTEQKNNPATVEVTNIPGQGTVTVRWIVQGSGKYTISVDSRKGGLLSKTK